A window of Diabrotica virgifera virgifera chromosome 9, PGI_DIABVI_V3a contains these coding sequences:
- the LOC126890938 gene encoding uncharacterized protein LOC126890938, with translation MADYVLSKRNKRKLVHESHIYVFSKKTKNEDHEIWVCEHRSSCKGRVWTDGDGQVVKIVTHHNHAAQAARPAAARLVATAKERCTTTQETPQQIIGNVISAAHADVAAILPKKESLKKIIRRARGDEGVPALPRNIQELVIPQAFSEIVIDGEGQQFLMYDSMDQLVSGRMLIFSTRNNLHLLAQSHEWFADGTFSTAPAMFQQVYTIHATKSNAVVPLVYALLPNKTRATQTTQL, from the coding sequence ATGGCGGACTACGTTTTGTCAAAGCGAAACAAGCGAAAACTTGTTCACGAAAGCCACATTTAcgttttttccaaaaaaacaaaaaatgaagaTCATGAAATATGGGTGTGCGAACATCGATCAAGCTGCAAGGGACGAGTATGGACCGACGGAGATGGTCAAGTTGTGAAAATCGTTACGCATCATAATCATGCAGCACAAGCTGCTAGGCCAGCAGCTGCTCGTTTGGTTGCGACGGCAAAGGAGCGTTGCACGACGACACAGGAGACACCACAACAGATTATTGGAAACGTCATCTCAGCAGCTCACGCCGATGTTGCTGCAATTCTGCCAAAAAAAGAGTCATTGAAGAAAATTATCCGTAGAGCCAGAGGAGATGAAGGAGTACCTGCACTTCCAAGAAATATCCAAGAATTGGTGATTCCTCAAGCGTTTAGTGAAATTGTGATTGATGGCGAAGGGCAGCAGTTTCTCATGTATGATTCGATGGATCAACTTGTGTCAGGAAGAATGCTAATCTTCTCAACTAGAAACAACCTTCATCTTTTAGCGCAAAGTCACGAATGGTTTGCAGATGGAACATTCAGTACTGCACCAGCTATGTTTCAACAAGTTTATACAATCCACGCCACCAAAAGCAATGCCGTGGTACCGCTAGTATACGCTCTCTTACCAAATAAAACAAGAGCTAC